Proteins encoded in a region of the Suricata suricatta isolate VVHF042 chromosome 10, meerkat_22Aug2017_6uvM2_HiC, whole genome shotgun sequence genome:
- the HDAC10 gene encoding polyamine deacetylase HDAC10 isoform X2 produces the protein MRTALVYHEDMTVARLLWEDPECEIERPERLTTALERLQQEGLEQRCLRLAAREASEAELGLVHSPEYVSLLRGTQTLDTRELQALSGQYDAVYFHPSTFHCARLAVGAALQLVDAVLTGAVCNGLALVRPPGHHSQRTAANGFCVFNNVAIAAQYAKQRHGLHRILIVDWDIHHGQGIQYIFEDDPSVLYFSWHRYEHGRFWPYLRESDADAVGQGQGRGFTVNLPWNQFDPELVLISAGFDSAIGDPEGQMRATPECFAHLTQLLQVLAGGRVCAVLEGGYHLESLSQSVCMVVKALLGDPALPLSGPMEPHRSALESIQRVRAAQAPHWKSLQQQGSAPMSPSACSPGGRASPELPGGPKSKVAEAQASAALSSLLDQLHLHPTPPVRTAVALTAPDAFLVLPPEVLRQEGSAPWEEIQAWARAHKALVQDEALTALGKVLHLLSGILDGQVSGGIAATPAPAATLDVAIREGLSHGARRLLCVAVGQLDRPADLAHDGRNLWLNVGGKEASALSTLEVSVPLPGTTGGFVTCLLALVLPLAYGFQPDLVLVALGPGHGLQAPQATLLTALLRGPVGGRVLVLVEQESTSQLAGVLAQVLQGEAPPSLGPFSMASPEDVQALIYLRGQLEVEWKMLQVAAPRVL, from the exons ATGAGGACTGCACTAGTGTACCACGAGGACATGACAGTGGCTCGGCTGCTCTGGGAAGA CCCTGAGTGTGAGATCGAGCGTCCGGAGCGCCTGACCACAGCCCTGGAGCGCCTGCAGCAGGAGGGCCTGGAGCAGAGGTGTCTACGGTTGGCAGCCCGGGAGGCCTCCgaggcagagctgggcctggTGCACAG CCCAGAGTATGTGTCCCTGTTGCGAGGAACCCAGACCTTGGACACCAGGGAACTACAGGCACTGTCTGGACAATATGATGCTGTCTACTTCCATCCG agCACCTTCCACTGTGCCCGGCTGGCCGTGGGGGCTGCACTGCAGCTGGTGGACGCCGTGCTGACGGGGGCTGTGTGCAACGGACTGGCCCTGGTGAG ACCTCCTGGGCACCATAGCCAGAGAACCGCTGCCAATGGATTCTGTGTGTTCAACAATGTGGCCATAGCAGCACAGTATGCCAAGCAGAGACATGGGCTGCACAG GATCCTCATCGTTGACTGGGACATCCATCATGGTCAGGGCATCCAGTATATCTTTGAGGATGACCCCAG CGTCCTTTACTTTTCCTGGCACCGCTATGAGCATGGGCGCTTTTGGCCCTACCTTCGAGAATCAGATGCAGATGCtgttgggcaggggcagggccgtGGCTTCACTGTCAATCTGCCCTGGAACCAG TTTGACCCTGAGCTGGTGCTCATCTCAGCAGGATTTGACTCCGCGATTGGGGACCCCGAG GGGCAGATGCGGGCCACACCGGAGTGCTTCGCCCACCTCACGCAGCTGCTGCAGGTGCTCGCTGGTGGCAGAGTCTGTGCTGTGCTGGAG ggTGGCTACCACCTGGAGTCGCTGTCCCAGTCCGTGTGCATGGTGGTGAAGGCGCTGTTGGGtgaccctgccctgcccctgtcGGGGCCCATGGAGCCTCATCGCAG tgCCCTGGAGTCCATCCAGAGGGTCCGGGCTGCCCAGGCCCCTCACTGGAAGAGCCTCCAGCAGCAAG GGTCGGCCCCCATGAGTCCCAGCGCCTGCTCCCCAGGGGGAAGAGCCTCACCCGAATTGCCTGGGGGACCCAAATCCAAGGTAGCAGAGGCCCAGGCCTCAGCCGCACTGAGTTCCCTCCTGGACCAGCTGCACCTCCACCCCACACCGCCCGTCCGCACGGCTGTCGCCCTGACTGCGCCGGACGCCTTCCTGGTCCTACCCCCTGAAGTCCTCCGTCAGGAGGGGTCAGCCCCATGGGAGGAGATACAGGCCTGGGCCAG GGCACACAAGGCCCTGGTCCAGGATGAGGCTCTCACTGCACTTGGGAAGGTCCTGCACCTCTTGAGTGGGATCTTGGATGGGCAG GTGAGCGGTGGCATTGCAGCAACCCCAGCGCCCGCTGCCACCCTGGATGTGGCCATTCGGGAAGGCTTGTCCCATGGAGCTCGGAG GCTGCTCTGTGTGGCTGTGGGACAGCTGGATCGACCCGCAGACCTTGCCCATGACGG GAGGAATCTGTGGCTGAACGTCGGAGGCAAGGAGGCGTCTGCCCTGTCCACGTTAGAGGTCTCCGTGCCGCTGCCAGGG ACAACGGGTGGGTTCGTGACCTGCCTCCTGGCCCTCGTGCTGCCCCTGGCCTATGGCTTCCAGCCTGACCTGGTGCTGGTGGCACTGGGGCCAGGCCACGGCCTCCAGGCCCCCCAAGCCACACTCCTGACTGCTCTGCTACGGGGGCCAGTGGGGGGCCGTGTCTTGGTCCTGGTGGAGCAG GAATCCACATCCCAGCTTGCAGGGGTCCTGGCCCAGGTGTTGCAGGGAGAGGCGCCCCCCAGCCTGGGTCCCTTCTCCATGGCCTCCCCAGAGGACGTGCAGGCCCTGATCTACTTGAGGGGACAGCTGGAAGTGGAGTGGAAGATGCTGCAGGTGGCCG CTCCTCGAGTGCTGTGA
- the HDAC10 gene encoding polyamine deacetylase HDAC10 isoform X1: MRTALVYHEDMTVARLLWEDPECEIERPERLTTALERLQQEGLEQRCLRLAAREASEAELGLVHSPEYVSLLRGTQTLDTRELQALSGQYDAVYFHPSTFHCARLAVGAALQLVDAVLTGAVCNGLALVRPPGHHSQRTAANGFCVFNNVAIAAQYAKQRHGLHRILIVDWDIHHGQGIQYIFEDDPSVLYFSWHRYEHGRFWPYLRESDADAVGQGQGRGFTVNLPWNQVGMGNADYVAAFLHVLLPVAFEFDPELVLISAGFDSAIGDPEGQMRATPECFAHLTQLLQVLAGGRVCAVLEGGYHLESLSQSVCMVVKALLGDPALPLSGPMEPHRSALESIQRVRAAQAPHWKSLQQQGSAPMSPSACSPGGRASPELPGGPKSKVAEAQASAALSSLLDQLHLHPTPPVRTAVALTAPDAFLVLPPEVLRQEGSAPWEEIQAWARAHKALVQDEALTALGKVLHLLSGILDGQVSGGIAATPAPAATLDVAIREGLSHGARRLLCVAVGQLDRPADLAHDGRNLWLNVGGKEASALSTLEVSVPLPGTTGGFVTCLLALVLPLAYGFQPDLVLVALGPGHGLQAPQATLLTALLRGPVGGRVLVLVEQESTSQLAGVLAQVLQGEAPPSLGPFSMASPEDVQALIYLRGQLEVEWKMLQVAAPRVL, translated from the exons ATGAGGACTGCACTAGTGTACCACGAGGACATGACAGTGGCTCGGCTGCTCTGGGAAGA CCCTGAGTGTGAGATCGAGCGTCCGGAGCGCCTGACCACAGCCCTGGAGCGCCTGCAGCAGGAGGGCCTGGAGCAGAGGTGTCTACGGTTGGCAGCCCGGGAGGCCTCCgaggcagagctgggcctggTGCACAG CCCAGAGTATGTGTCCCTGTTGCGAGGAACCCAGACCTTGGACACCAGGGAACTACAGGCACTGTCTGGACAATATGATGCTGTCTACTTCCATCCG agCACCTTCCACTGTGCCCGGCTGGCCGTGGGGGCTGCACTGCAGCTGGTGGACGCCGTGCTGACGGGGGCTGTGTGCAACGGACTGGCCCTGGTGAG ACCTCCTGGGCACCATAGCCAGAGAACCGCTGCCAATGGATTCTGTGTGTTCAACAATGTGGCCATAGCAGCACAGTATGCCAAGCAGAGACATGGGCTGCACAG GATCCTCATCGTTGACTGGGACATCCATCATGGTCAGGGCATCCAGTATATCTTTGAGGATGACCCCAG CGTCCTTTACTTTTCCTGGCACCGCTATGAGCATGGGCGCTTTTGGCCCTACCTTCGAGAATCAGATGCAGATGCtgttgggcaggggcagggccgtGGCTTCACTGTCAATCTGCCCTGGAACCAG GTTGGGATGGGAAATGCTGACTACGTGGCCGCCTTCCTGCATGTGCTGCTCCCCGTGGCCTTCGAG TTTGACCCTGAGCTGGTGCTCATCTCAGCAGGATTTGACTCCGCGATTGGGGACCCCGAG GGGCAGATGCGGGCCACACCGGAGTGCTTCGCCCACCTCACGCAGCTGCTGCAGGTGCTCGCTGGTGGCAGAGTCTGTGCTGTGCTGGAG ggTGGCTACCACCTGGAGTCGCTGTCCCAGTCCGTGTGCATGGTGGTGAAGGCGCTGTTGGGtgaccctgccctgcccctgtcGGGGCCCATGGAGCCTCATCGCAG tgCCCTGGAGTCCATCCAGAGGGTCCGGGCTGCCCAGGCCCCTCACTGGAAGAGCCTCCAGCAGCAAG GGTCGGCCCCCATGAGTCCCAGCGCCTGCTCCCCAGGGGGAAGAGCCTCACCCGAATTGCCTGGGGGACCCAAATCCAAGGTAGCAGAGGCCCAGGCCTCAGCCGCACTGAGTTCCCTCCTGGACCAGCTGCACCTCCACCCCACACCGCCCGTCCGCACGGCTGTCGCCCTGACTGCGCCGGACGCCTTCCTGGTCCTACCCCCTGAAGTCCTCCGTCAGGAGGGGTCAGCCCCATGGGAGGAGATACAGGCCTGGGCCAG GGCACACAAGGCCCTGGTCCAGGATGAGGCTCTCACTGCACTTGGGAAGGTCCTGCACCTCTTGAGTGGGATCTTGGATGGGCAG GTGAGCGGTGGCATTGCAGCAACCCCAGCGCCCGCTGCCACCCTGGATGTGGCCATTCGGGAAGGCTTGTCCCATGGAGCTCGGAG GCTGCTCTGTGTGGCTGTGGGACAGCTGGATCGACCCGCAGACCTTGCCCATGACGG GAGGAATCTGTGGCTGAACGTCGGAGGCAAGGAGGCGTCTGCCCTGTCCACGTTAGAGGTCTCCGTGCCGCTGCCAGGG ACAACGGGTGGGTTCGTGACCTGCCTCCTGGCCCTCGTGCTGCCCCTGGCCTATGGCTTCCAGCCTGACCTGGTGCTGGTGGCACTGGGGCCAGGCCACGGCCTCCAGGCCCCCCAAGCCACACTCCTGACTGCTCTGCTACGGGGGCCAGTGGGGGGCCGTGTCTTGGTCCTGGTGGAGCAG GAATCCACATCCCAGCTTGCAGGGGTCCTGGCCCAGGTGTTGCAGGGAGAGGCGCCCCCCAGCCTGGGTCCCTTCTCCATGGCCTCCCCAGAGGACGTGCAGGCCCTGATCTACTTGAGGGGACAGCTGGAAGTGGAGTGGAAGATGCTGCAGGTGGCCG CTCCTCGAGTGCTGTGA
- the HDAC10 gene encoding polyamine deacetylase HDAC10 isoform X3, with amino-acid sequence MRTALVYHEDMTVARLLWEDPECEIERPERLTTALERLQQEGLEQRCLRLAAREASEAELGLVHSPEYVSLLRGTQTLDTRELQALSGQYDAVYFHPSTFHCARLAVGAALQLVDAVLTGAVCNGLALVRPPGHHSQRTAANGFCVFNNVAIAAQYAKQRHGLHRILIVDWDIHHGQGIQYIFEDDPSVLYFSWHRYEHGRFWPYLRESDADAVGQGQGRGFTVNLPWNQVGMGNADYVAAFLHVLLPVAFEFDPELVLISAGFDSAIGDPEGGYHLESLSQSVCMVVKALLGDPALPLSGPMEPHRSALESIQRVRAAQAPHWKSLQQQGSAPMSPSACSPGGRASPELPGGPKSKVAEAQASAALSSLLDQLHLHPTPPVRTAVALTAPDAFLVLPPEVLRQEGSAPWEEIQAWARAHKALVQDEALTALGKVLHLLSGILDGQVSGGIAATPAPAATLDVAIREGLSHGARRLLCVAVGQLDRPADLAHDGRNLWLNVGGKEASALSTLEVSVPLPGTTGGFVTCLLALVLPLAYGFQPDLVLVALGPGHGLQAPQATLLTALLRGPVGGRVLVLVEQESTSQLAGVLAQVLQGEAPPSLGPFSMASPEDVQALIYLRGQLEVEWKMLQVAAPRVL; translated from the exons ATGAGGACTGCACTAGTGTACCACGAGGACATGACAGTGGCTCGGCTGCTCTGGGAAGA CCCTGAGTGTGAGATCGAGCGTCCGGAGCGCCTGACCACAGCCCTGGAGCGCCTGCAGCAGGAGGGCCTGGAGCAGAGGTGTCTACGGTTGGCAGCCCGGGAGGCCTCCgaggcagagctgggcctggTGCACAG CCCAGAGTATGTGTCCCTGTTGCGAGGAACCCAGACCTTGGACACCAGGGAACTACAGGCACTGTCTGGACAATATGATGCTGTCTACTTCCATCCG agCACCTTCCACTGTGCCCGGCTGGCCGTGGGGGCTGCACTGCAGCTGGTGGACGCCGTGCTGACGGGGGCTGTGTGCAACGGACTGGCCCTGGTGAG ACCTCCTGGGCACCATAGCCAGAGAACCGCTGCCAATGGATTCTGTGTGTTCAACAATGTGGCCATAGCAGCACAGTATGCCAAGCAGAGACATGGGCTGCACAG GATCCTCATCGTTGACTGGGACATCCATCATGGTCAGGGCATCCAGTATATCTTTGAGGATGACCCCAG CGTCCTTTACTTTTCCTGGCACCGCTATGAGCATGGGCGCTTTTGGCCCTACCTTCGAGAATCAGATGCAGATGCtgttgggcaggggcagggccgtGGCTTCACTGTCAATCTGCCCTGGAACCAG GTTGGGATGGGAAATGCTGACTACGTGGCCGCCTTCCTGCATGTGCTGCTCCCCGTGGCCTTCGAG TTTGACCCTGAGCTGGTGCTCATCTCAGCAGGATTTGACTCCGCGATTGGGGACCCCGAG ggTGGCTACCACCTGGAGTCGCTGTCCCAGTCCGTGTGCATGGTGGTGAAGGCGCTGTTGGGtgaccctgccctgcccctgtcGGGGCCCATGGAGCCTCATCGCAG tgCCCTGGAGTCCATCCAGAGGGTCCGGGCTGCCCAGGCCCCTCACTGGAAGAGCCTCCAGCAGCAAG GGTCGGCCCCCATGAGTCCCAGCGCCTGCTCCCCAGGGGGAAGAGCCTCACCCGAATTGCCTGGGGGACCCAAATCCAAGGTAGCAGAGGCCCAGGCCTCAGCCGCACTGAGTTCCCTCCTGGACCAGCTGCACCTCCACCCCACACCGCCCGTCCGCACGGCTGTCGCCCTGACTGCGCCGGACGCCTTCCTGGTCCTACCCCCTGAAGTCCTCCGTCAGGAGGGGTCAGCCCCATGGGAGGAGATACAGGCCTGGGCCAG GGCACACAAGGCCCTGGTCCAGGATGAGGCTCTCACTGCACTTGGGAAGGTCCTGCACCTCTTGAGTGGGATCTTGGATGGGCAG GTGAGCGGTGGCATTGCAGCAACCCCAGCGCCCGCTGCCACCCTGGATGTGGCCATTCGGGAAGGCTTGTCCCATGGAGCTCGGAG GCTGCTCTGTGTGGCTGTGGGACAGCTGGATCGACCCGCAGACCTTGCCCATGACGG GAGGAATCTGTGGCTGAACGTCGGAGGCAAGGAGGCGTCTGCCCTGTCCACGTTAGAGGTCTCCGTGCCGCTGCCAGGG ACAACGGGTGGGTTCGTGACCTGCCTCCTGGCCCTCGTGCTGCCCCTGGCCTATGGCTTCCAGCCTGACCTGGTGCTGGTGGCACTGGGGCCAGGCCACGGCCTCCAGGCCCCCCAAGCCACACTCCTGACTGCTCTGCTACGGGGGCCAGTGGGGGGCCGTGTCTTGGTCCTGGTGGAGCAG GAATCCACATCCCAGCTTGCAGGGGTCCTGGCCCAGGTGTTGCAGGGAGAGGCGCCCCCCAGCCTGGGTCCCTTCTCCATGGCCTCCCCAGAGGACGTGCAGGCCCTGATCTACTTGAGGGGACAGCTGGAAGTGGAGTGGAAGATGCTGCAGGTGGCCG CTCCTCGAGTGCTGTGA
- the HDAC10 gene encoding polyamine deacetylase HDAC10 isoform X4 — translation MRTALVYHEDMTVARLLWEDPECEIERPERLTTALERLQQEGLEQRCLRLAAREASEAELGLVHSPEYVSLLRGTQTLDTRELQALSGQYDAVYFHPSTFHCARLAVGAALQLVDAVLTGAVCNGLALVRPPGHHSQRTAANGFCVFNNVAIAAQYAKQRHGLHRILIVDWDIHHGQGIQYIFEDDPSVLYFSWHRYEHGRFWPYLRESDADAVGQGQGRGFTVNLPWNQGGYHLESLSQSVCMVVKALLGDPALPLSGPMEPHRSALESIQRVRAAQAPHWKSLQQQGSAPMSPSACSPGGRASPELPGGPKSKVAEAQASAALSSLLDQLHLHPTPPVRTAVALTAPDAFLVLPPEVLRQEGSAPWEEIQAWARAHKALVQDEALTALGKVLHLLSGILDGQVSGGIAATPAPAATLDVAIREGLSHGARRLLCVAVGQLDRPADLAHDGRNLWLNVGGKEASALSTLEVSVPLPGTTGGFVTCLLALVLPLAYGFQPDLVLVALGPGHGLQAPQATLLTALLRGPVGGRVLVLVEQESTSQLAGVLAQVLQGEAPPSLGPFSMASPEDVQALIYLRGQLEVEWKMLQVAAPRVL, via the exons ATGAGGACTGCACTAGTGTACCACGAGGACATGACAGTGGCTCGGCTGCTCTGGGAAGA CCCTGAGTGTGAGATCGAGCGTCCGGAGCGCCTGACCACAGCCCTGGAGCGCCTGCAGCAGGAGGGCCTGGAGCAGAGGTGTCTACGGTTGGCAGCCCGGGAGGCCTCCgaggcagagctgggcctggTGCACAG CCCAGAGTATGTGTCCCTGTTGCGAGGAACCCAGACCTTGGACACCAGGGAACTACAGGCACTGTCTGGACAATATGATGCTGTCTACTTCCATCCG agCACCTTCCACTGTGCCCGGCTGGCCGTGGGGGCTGCACTGCAGCTGGTGGACGCCGTGCTGACGGGGGCTGTGTGCAACGGACTGGCCCTGGTGAG ACCTCCTGGGCACCATAGCCAGAGAACCGCTGCCAATGGATTCTGTGTGTTCAACAATGTGGCCATAGCAGCACAGTATGCCAAGCAGAGACATGGGCTGCACAG GATCCTCATCGTTGACTGGGACATCCATCATGGTCAGGGCATCCAGTATATCTTTGAGGATGACCCCAG CGTCCTTTACTTTTCCTGGCACCGCTATGAGCATGGGCGCTTTTGGCCCTACCTTCGAGAATCAGATGCAGATGCtgttgggcaggggcagggccgtGGCTTCACTGTCAATCTGCCCTGGAACCAG ggTGGCTACCACCTGGAGTCGCTGTCCCAGTCCGTGTGCATGGTGGTGAAGGCGCTGTTGGGtgaccctgccctgcccctgtcGGGGCCCATGGAGCCTCATCGCAG tgCCCTGGAGTCCATCCAGAGGGTCCGGGCTGCCCAGGCCCCTCACTGGAAGAGCCTCCAGCAGCAAG GGTCGGCCCCCATGAGTCCCAGCGCCTGCTCCCCAGGGGGAAGAGCCTCACCCGAATTGCCTGGGGGACCCAAATCCAAGGTAGCAGAGGCCCAGGCCTCAGCCGCACTGAGTTCCCTCCTGGACCAGCTGCACCTCCACCCCACACCGCCCGTCCGCACGGCTGTCGCCCTGACTGCGCCGGACGCCTTCCTGGTCCTACCCCCTGAAGTCCTCCGTCAGGAGGGGTCAGCCCCATGGGAGGAGATACAGGCCTGGGCCAG GGCACACAAGGCCCTGGTCCAGGATGAGGCTCTCACTGCACTTGGGAAGGTCCTGCACCTCTTGAGTGGGATCTTGGATGGGCAG GTGAGCGGTGGCATTGCAGCAACCCCAGCGCCCGCTGCCACCCTGGATGTGGCCATTCGGGAAGGCTTGTCCCATGGAGCTCGGAG GCTGCTCTGTGTGGCTGTGGGACAGCTGGATCGACCCGCAGACCTTGCCCATGACGG GAGGAATCTGTGGCTGAACGTCGGAGGCAAGGAGGCGTCTGCCCTGTCCACGTTAGAGGTCTCCGTGCCGCTGCCAGGG ACAACGGGTGGGTTCGTGACCTGCCTCCTGGCCCTCGTGCTGCCCCTGGCCTATGGCTTCCAGCCTGACCTGGTGCTGGTGGCACTGGGGCCAGGCCACGGCCTCCAGGCCCCCCAAGCCACACTCCTGACTGCTCTGCTACGGGGGCCAGTGGGGGGCCGTGTCTTGGTCCTGGTGGAGCAG GAATCCACATCCCAGCTTGCAGGGGTCCTGGCCCAGGTGTTGCAGGGAGAGGCGCCCCCCAGCCTGGGTCCCTTCTCCATGGCCTCCCCAGAGGACGTGCAGGCCCTGATCTACTTGAGGGGACAGCTGGAAGTGGAGTGGAAGATGCTGCAGGTGGCCG CTCCTCGAGTGCTGTGA
- the MAPK12 gene encoding mitogen-activated protein kinase 12: MSSPPPARKGFYRQEVTKTAWEVRAVYQDLQPVGSGAYGAVCSAVDSRTGAKVAIKKLYRPFQSELFAKRAYRELRLLKHMRHENVIGLLDVFTPDETLDDFTDFYLVMPFMGTDLGKLMKHEKLSEDRIQFLVYQMLKGLKYIHAAGVIHRDLKPGNLAVNEDCELKILDFGLARQADSEMTGYVVTRWYRAPEVILNWMRYTQTVDIWSAGCIMAEMITGKTLFKGSDHLDQLKEIMKVTGTPPDEFVQRLQSAEAKNYMKGLPELEKKDFASILTNASPLAVNLLEKMLVLDAEQRVTAAEALTHPYFESLQDTEDEPKAQKYDESFDDVDRTLDEWKRDTYKEVLSFKPPRQLGTKVSKETAL; the protein is encoded by the exons ATGAGCTCCCCGCCGCCAGCCCGCAAGGGCTTCTACCGCCAGGAGGTGACCAAGACGGCCTGGGAGGTGCGCGCCGTGTACCAGGACCTGCAGCCCGTGGGCTCCGGCGCGTACGGCGCCGTGTG CTCGGCCGTGGACAGCCGCACCGGCGCCAAGGTGGCCATCAAGAAACTGTACCGGCCTTTTCAGTCGGAGCTGTTCGCCAAGCGCGCCTACCGCGAGCTGCGCCTCCTCAAGCACATGCGTCACGAGAAC GTCATCGGGCTGCTGGACGTGTTCACTCCTGATGAAACCCTGGATGATTTCACAGACTT TTACCTGGTGATGCCATTCATGGGCACTGACCTGGGCAAGCTCATGAAGCACGAGAAGCTGAGTGAGGACCGAATCCAGTTCCTTGTCTACCAGATGCTGAAGGGGCTAAAG TACATCCATGCTGCTGGCGTCATCCACAGG GATCTGAAGCCTGGCAACCTGGCAGTGAATGAGGACTGTGAGCTGAAG ATCCTGGACTTCGGCTTGGCCAGGCAGGCCGACAGCGAGATGACTGGGTACGTGGTGACCCGGTGGTACCGCGCGCCTGAGGTCATCTTGAACTGGATGCGCTATACACAGACAG TGGATATCTGGTCAGCCGGCTGCATCATGGCAGAGATGATCACAGGGAAGACGCTGTTCAAGGGCAGTGACC ACCTGGACCAGCTGAAGGAGATCATGAAGGTGACCGGGACGCCTCCTGATGAATTTGTGCAGAGACTGCAGAGCGCCGAG GCGAAGAACTACATGAAAGGCCTCCCTGAGTTGGAGAAGAAAGATTTTGCCTCCATCCTGACGAATGCAAGCCCTCTGG CCGTGAACCTCCTGGAGAAAATGCTGGTGCTGGATGCAGAGCAGCGGGTAACTGCAGCCGAGGCGCTGACACACCCCTACTTCGAGTCACTGCAGGACACAGAGGACGAGCCCAAGGCCCAGAAGTATGACGAGTCCTTCGACGACGTGGATCGAACGCTGGATGAGTGGAAGC GTGACACATATAAGGAAGTGCTCAGCTTCAAGCCTCCCCGGCAGCTGGGGACCAAGGTGTCCAAGGAGACAGCGCTGTGA